Genomic segment of Paenibacillus sp. FSL R5-0912:
AAGCCTCCAAGCGGCTGAATGTGCCCTTCGGCATCATCGATCTGTCGCTGGCGCCTACACCTGAAATTGGCGACTCCATTGCCGAGATCTTCCAGGTCATGGGTCTTGAAGAAGCAGGAGCTCCCGGCACCACGGCTGCGCTGGCTATTCTTAACGATAATGTCAAAAAAGGCGGGGTCATGGCCTCCTCCTATGTCGGCGGCTTAAGCGGCGCGTTCATCCCGGTCAGCGAAGACCACGGCATGATCCAGGCTGTTCAGCGCGGTGCACTGACGCTGGAGAAGCTCGAAGCAATGACTTGCGTGTGCTCCGTCGGCCTCGACATGATTGCCATTCCGGGCAGCACCAGCAAGGAGACCATCTCAGGTATCATCGCCGATGAAGCGGCGATCGGCATGGTCAACAACAAGACAACCGCAGTCCGCGTCATTCCGGTTATCGGCAAGGACGTCGGCGAAATGGTTGAGTTCGGCGGCCTGCTGGGTTATGCACCGGTCATGGCGGTCAACCCGTTCAATTGTGCAGGCTTCGTTAACCGCGGCGGACGTATTCCGGCGCCGATCCACAGCTTCAAGAACTAGGACACCCTGATAGCGACAGGACGGCTGGTTGAGGACCGCCCTTAAGAACATAAAGACCCGTTACTCTCCCGGCAGGGATTTGTAACGGGTCTTTGGGTTCTGCTCCGAGATTAACTCCGCGGCGTCACCGGATGAACTGTAATATGGCTCATTTTGGCCGGGTCCATCATTAGGTAGATGTTCTGGATCTGCTCGCCGCTCCGGTCGGGAATCAGACAGATCACTCCTTTGATCTCACCCTGATGGGTGAAGATCAGGCCAGGCTCGCCATTGACTATTCCATAGTGCTGCTCCCATTCCCGGAGATAATGCATCACCCTGCGTGAGGTCAGCAGCGCCAGCACGCCTTTGCGGCCGGTCATCGGCCGGAGAATCGTATGCACTTCCTGTCCGCCACCGTCAGCAACCAGCACAGGATGTTCCCCCAGCAGCTTCAGCATGCTGCCGACATCATAAGAGGTGAACGCGGCAGTGAAGCTCCGCAGCAGATTCTCTTTGACGGCTCCGTAACCGGGAGAAGGGGAAGGCGATGTAGCCGCACGCTCCGCCTGCAGTGTGCGCTTCGCCCGGCTGAAGATTTGCCGGCAGTTGCTCTCCGTCTTGCCAACCATCCCGGCAATTTCCTCGTAGTCGTACTGGAATGCCTCACGCAGTACAAATACGGCCCGCTCCGTTGGCGCCAGACGTTCCAGCAGCACCAGAAAAGCATACGATAGGCTATCCTTCCGCTCTGCCTCCGCTTCCGGACCATCATACCCTGTGCTGACCGGCTCCGGCAGCCACTCTCCGATATAGGTCTCTCTCCGGCTGCGCGCAGAATTCAGCATATTCAGGCAACGGTTGGTGACGCCTTTGGCCACATAGGCTTTGATATTCTGAATTCCGCTCCGGTCCCGGCGCTGAAGCTCTGCGAATGTATCCTGAACAGCATCCTCCGCATCCGCAACCACACCTAACATCCGGTAGGCAATGGAGAATGCATAGCCTTTATAGTGCTGATACAGCTCCTCCATACCTAAACTCTCCGCAGACGGACTCTCAACCTTCATGCCTTCATTATCCCGGATCTCCACGCGCTGCCCCTCCTTACCCTTAAGACTATCTATTTCAAACTCAGCTGATACATCCGGGGAACATCCCCGTGGTAATTGCAATCCGGTTCCAGCTATTGATCGTATTGATCGCCATAATCCAGTCAACCATTTCCTCTTCGCTGAAATGCTCCAGTACCTTGAGATACAGCTCCTGCGGAACACCTGCCTGGCTAATCAGGGTTACATGCTCGGCGAATTCCAGCAGCACCCGTTCTTTATCAGTGAATATCGGCGCTTCACGCCAGACACTCAGCAGCAGAATATGATCAGCATAGTTGCCCAGCTTCATCAGATCCTTGGCATGCATATCCAGACAGAACGCACAGCCGTTGATTTGGGAGACACGTATTTTGACCAGCTCATACAGTACCTTATCCTTGCTGCGGCTTCCTGCATGCTGCTCCAGTGTCATCATTGCCCGGAAAGCCGGCGCGTTAACCTCACGATAATTCATTCTCAGACTCATGTCCAATCGCCTCCATTCGTGTTCTACATTACTGTAGACAAGATGGGGCTGTGGTTTGTGACAGGATATAGACAAATTTATTAACTCGGATTTCTAAACACCTCTCCGCTGTTTAAGCGGGAAAATTCCATA
This window contains:
- a CDS encoding sigma-70 family RNA polymerase sigma factor — protein: MKVESPSAESLGMEELYQHYKGYAFSIAYRMLGVVADAEDAVQDTFAELQRRDRSGIQNIKAYVAKGVTNRCLNMLNSARSRRETYIGEWLPEPVSTGYDGPEAEAERKDSLSYAFLVLLERLAPTERAVFVLREAFQYDYEEIAGMVGKTESNCRQIFSRAKRTLQAERAATSPSPSPGYGAVKENLLRSFTAAFTSYDVGSMLKLLGEHPVLVADGGGQEVHTILRPMTGRKGVLALLTSRRVMHYLREWEQHYGIVNGEPGLIFTHQGEIKGVICLIPDRSGEQIQNIYLMMDPAKMSHITVHPVTPRS
- a CDS encoding carboxymuconolactone decarboxylase family protein yields the protein MSLRMNYREVNAPAFRAMMTLEQHAGSRSKDKVLYELVKIRVSQINGCAFCLDMHAKDLMKLGNYADHILLLSVWREAPIFTDKERVLLEFAEHVTLISQAGVPQELYLKVLEHFSEEEMVDWIMAINTINSWNRIAITTGMFPGCIS